GACGGTGAGTACTATTTTTTCGACCAACCTGTACACAAATTCAACGAAAAGCAGCGTTCGGAATTGCACAAGAATTATATCGGCTTTGTATTTCAAAGCTATCATTTGATCGATGAACTAACGGTTTACGAGAATCTTGAGACGCCGTTGTTGTATCAAAAAGTCAAAACCTCCGAGCGCAAGAGCATGATTGCCGATATTCTCGATCGCTTTCAAGTTGTCGCGAAGAAAGATCTTTTTCCAAATCAGCTCTCGGGCGGGCAGCAACAACTCGTCGGCATCGCGCGCGCGGTGATCGTCCATCCCAAACTGATTCTCGCGGATGAACCTACTGGCAATCTCAATTCCGCTCAAGGCGAAGAAATTATGGCGCTGTTTAAGAAGTTGAATGAAGAAGGCACGACGATCGTACAAGTCACACATTCTGAGAAAAATGCCGCATACGGCAATCGCGTGATTCATTTGCTGGATGGCCGAGTTGAGCGGGAAGAACGTTAAAGACCTTGCTGGGGCTTATTCGAAAAGCCTCCGGGTAAATAAAACTCCAAGAGCAAGCGACTGGTCTCGAAAGTGCGAGTGAAGGTAGGACAACGCAAGAGCTGATCCGTGCAAACAAATTTGGCGAAAGGTGGAGAACGCACAGGCATAACCGCAGCACGGCAAGCGAGTAGTCACGAAATAAGGAAAAACCATGTTCAAGAACTATCTTAAAATTGCGTGGCGCAATCTGCGCAAGCACAAAGCCTACTCCGCCATTAATGTTGCAGGATTGGCTCTGGGCATGGCTTGCTGTATTTTGCTGCTGCTCTACGTGCAAAATGAACTGGCATTCGACGCATTTCATGAAAAAGCCGATCGCATTTATCGCATCACCGAGACCGAATCGTCGCCGGAGAAAGGCGAGCGCCATTTTCCGTTCACGATGGGGCCTCTGGCGCCAGCGTTAACACGGGAATTCCCGGAAGTTGTCAGCGCCGTGCGCTTGCGCGACCGTTTTGGTACTGGGCGTTTTTCCGCACGTTATGGCGAGCGCCATTTTTATGAAGGGGATTACCTGATTGCCGAACCGAGCTTTTTTGAAATTTTTGATTTCAAGCTGCTACAGGGCGAGACGAAGGCGGTTTTGCAGGAACCGCTGGCCGTTGTGCTCACTCAAACGACCGCACAAAAATATTTTGGCAATGAAAATCCACTTGGAAAAGTCCTTACGACGGACCGCTTTGGCGAGTTGCACGTGACCGGAGTCATGGCGGATCCGCCGCGACTTTCGCATCTGGATTTTAATATGCTGGTTTCGTTTGCAACGCTTGAAGCCAATCGCGGCTGGAAGCAGTTCATTGATTCTTGGGATTCCGAGTCGTTTATCACGTACGTGCTCACGCAGCAACCGGTTGATGTTGCCGCATTCAACGCCAGGATCAACGCTGTCGTAGGCCGGCATCGGGGTGAGAGTCCTCAAAATCTGCGTCAAGTTGCATTGCAGCCATTACGCGATATTCACTTTCATTCGGCACATTTGGAATTCGACCGCAACCGCGACCAGGGTGACATTTCATATCTTTATGTATTCGCCGCTATCGCATTTTTCATCTTGTTCATCGCATGTATCAACTACATGAATCTCGCCACTGCGCGCGCCTTGAAACGCGCCAAAGAGATCGGTATGCGTAAAGTTGCCGGAGCCTTTAGAAGCCAGCTTGTTGGACAATTCCTGGGCGAATCAATTCTGTTTTCATGTTTGAGTTTGTTGTCTGCACTCATGCTGGTGGAGTTGGTGCTGCCGAGTATCAATGCCTTCAGTGGGAAGGACTTGGCGCTCAATTTTGACCGGCACGGTGGAACGATGATTCTAATTTTGACCGCACTTGCTTTTTTCGTCGGCATTGTTTCCGGCAGCTATCCGGCATTTTATCTCGCCAAGCTTAGCCCAACTGTTTTGTTCAAAGGCGATTCTCATGCGCCTGCCGGAGCGACGCGATTGCGGCGCGTCCTGGTGGTAACGCAATTCGCCTTGTCGATTATCATGATTATCGCGACTGTCGCGGCCGCACGGCAGCTTCGCTTCATACGCACCAAAAATCTTGGTTTCAATCAGGAGCAGCTTGTGGTGATCGACATCAATAGCGGCAGCGCCCGCCGGAATCATTTTTCCATAAAGAATGAGATGGCGAAGATACCGGAGGTTACGCACGCATCGGTGTCCTCGCGCGTGCCGGGGGAATGGAAAAATCTCATGCAAATTGCAGCCGTACCTGTTCGGGCGCCCTCTGCGACGGCGCATACGCTTTACTACGTCGGCATTGACGAGGATTTTCTGCAAACTTTCGAGATTGACTTGCAAGAGGGTAGAAATTTTTCAAATACCATGGGTACGGACACCTCGGCAATCATCATCAACGAGACTGCAGCACGACTGCTCGGATGGACGTCGCCCCTGGGCGAGGAGCTTAGCGTGCCGGCCAGCAAGTTTCGTGGCAGAGTCATTGGCGTGGTGAAGGATTTTCATTTTCAATCGCTGCACGAAAAGATCGGACCGCTGATTTTGGGGCACTGGAACAATCCGATTCAGGCGATTGATTATTTCACGGTCCGCCTGCGCCCGGAAAATCTGCCGCGAACGCTCACTGCTTTGCAGCGCGTACACGAACGTTTCGATCAGACCACGCCGTTTGAGTTCAATTTTCTCGATGAACGTCTTAATGATTTTTATCGAGCAGATATTCGCCTGGGAAAAATATTTGGCGTGAGCGCGGGCTTGGCAATCTTTATCGCCTGTCTCGGGTTGTTGGGATTGGCGGCATTCACGGCCGAACAACGCACGAAAGAAATCGGTGTACGTAAAGTATTGGGCGCTTCGGTAACACAAATTGTCATGTTGCTTTCGAAGGACTTTACAGTGCTGGTATTGCTGGCTACGGCAATCGCCTCGCCAGTTGCTTATTGGATGCTGGCGCGCTGGCTGCAAAACTTTGCATATCATATCAACCTGGGTTTGGATACATTCTTACTCGCCGGTTTGGTCGCACTGCTGGTTGCCTGGCTAACGATCAGCGTGCAAGCGATTCGGGCCGCACTGGCAAATCCTGTCGAAGCGCTGCGATATGAGTAACAAAAAGCAACGCGGTGAAAAGGAGGCAAGCGATTTTGGCTTGTACCCAAGAAAGTAATATTGTTTCAGGTTATGTAGCTCAGATGAGGCCGCGGCCTCGTTTTATTCTCGCGGTTTACTTTCGGTAGGCTAAAATTCAACAGGAGTATCGAAATGCCGACGATTTCAATTCAATTGCCCGCCGTGGAGGCGGATCAGCAGGTTGAGGTTGAAGTAAAAATCAATGGCCGCAAGCAGACGTATCATTATCGCGTGGAAATTTTTGCATGGGAGCAATGTGAGGAAGCGGCGCTGCCGCGCGCCCAGTGTTTGCAACGCCTTATCCAGAGCTACGATCAGCATTGGCAGTTGATTCAAATCGGCGCGCCGACTGACAAAAACATACCGGTGATGTTTAAACAAGTCAATTGAAGCAGGAGGGAGTATTATGTTGGACATGC
The genomic region above belongs to Cytophagia bacterium CHB2 and contains:
- a CDS encoding ABC transporter ATP-binding protein gives rise to the protein MISLKNVFKFYSNKFLKTYVLQDINLEIKPGEFVTIMGPSGSGKSTLLHILGMLDEPNDGEYYFFDQPVHKFNEKQRSELHKNYIGFVFQSYHLIDELTVYENLETPLLYQKVKTSERKSMIADILDRFQVVAKKDLFPNQLSGGQQQLVGIARAVIVHPKLILADEPTGNLNSAQGEEIMALFKKLNEEGTTIVQVTHSEKNAAYGNRVIHLLDGRVEREER
- a CDS encoding FtsX-like permease family protein, which produces MFKNYLKIAWRNLRKHKAYSAINVAGLALGMACCILLLLYVQNELAFDAFHEKADRIYRITETESSPEKGERHFPFTMGPLAPALTREFPEVVSAVRLRDRFGTGRFSARYGERHFYEGDYLIAEPSFFEIFDFKLLQGETKAVLQEPLAVVLTQTTAQKYFGNENPLGKVLTTDRFGELHVTGVMADPPRLSHLDFNMLVSFATLEANRGWKQFIDSWDSESFITYVLTQQPVDVAAFNARINAVVGRHRGESPQNLRQVALQPLRDIHFHSAHLEFDRNRDQGDISYLYVFAAIAFFILFIACINYMNLATARALKRAKEIGMRKVAGAFRSQLVGQFLGESILFSCLSLLSALMLVELVLPSINAFSGKDLALNFDRHGGTMILILTALAFFVGIVSGSYPAFYLAKLSPTVLFKGDSHAPAGATRLRRVLVVTQFALSIIMIIATVAAARQLRFIRTKNLGFNQEQLVVIDINSGSARRNHFSIKNEMAKIPEVTHASVSSRVPGEWKNLMQIAAVPVRAPSATAHTLYYVGIDEDFLQTFEIDLQEGRNFSNTMGTDTSAIIINETAARLLGWTSPLGEELSVPASKFRGRVIGVVKDFHFQSLHEKIGPLILGHWNNPIQAIDYFTVRLRPENLPRTLTALQRVHERFDQTTPFEFNFLDERLNDFYRADIRLGKIFGVSAGLAIFIACLGLLGLAAFTAEQRTKEIGVRKVLGASVTQIVMLLSKDFTVLVLLATAIASPVAYWMLARWLQNFAYHINLGLDTFLLAGLVALLVAWLTISVQAIRAALANPVEALRYE